In Vulpes lagopus strain Blue_001 chromosome 1, ASM1834538v1, whole genome shotgun sequence, a genomic segment contains:
- the CHI3L1 gene encoding chitinase-3-like protein 1 translates to MRLAHSRNRRRDRGWQVPPARELAQVFKTLQGFSIFPWWPPCSSQAVSQPVVPSLTQLSSHKWDVLGPVGVEWDRYKKEVRGPGKRQLHSGAEVAGPGHTTAPPSAARMLLRAAQTGFVVLILLQSCSAHKLVCYYTNWSQYRKGDGSCLPDAIDPFLCTHVIYSFANISNNEIDTWEWNDVTLYDTLNTLKSRNPNLKTLLSVGGWTFGSQRFSKIASKTQSRRSFIKSVPPFLRTHGFDGLDLAWLHPERRDKHHFTTLVKVLVATLRRPWPVSRDSLSQLLLLSAAVSAGKVTIDSGYDMAQISRHLDFISLMSYDFHGAWRQTTGHHSPLFRGQMDASSDRFNNADYAVSYMLRLGVPANKLLMGIPTFGRSFTLASSETGVGAPISGPGLSGQFTKEEGILAYYEICDFLRGASVHRLTSQQVPYATKGNQWVGYDDQESVKNKVQYLRNRQLAGAMVWALDLDDFWGTLCGGAARFPLTSAIKDALTAA, encoded by the exons ATGAGGCTGGCTCACTCACGGAACCGCCGACGGGATCGTGGGTGGCAGGTGCCGCCCGCCCGAGAGCTGGCCCAGGTTTTCAAAACTCTCCAAGGTTTCTCAATCTTCCCCTGGTGGCCTCCATGCTCCTCCCAGGCCGTGTCCCAGCCGGTAGTTCCGTCCTTAACACAGCTCAGTTCCCATAAATGGGATGTCTTGGGGCCAGTGGGAGTGGAATGGGACAGGTATAAAAAGGAAGTGCGAGGCCCCGGGAAGAGGCAGCTGCACTCAGGAGCTGAGGTCGCAGGACCAGGCCACACCACGGCCCCACCCAGTGCAGCCAGGATGCTTCTGAGGGCGGCTCAGACAG GCTTTGTGGTCCTGATCCTGCTGCAGAGCT GCTCTGCACACAAACTGGTCTGCTACTATACCAACTGGTCCCAGTACCGGAAGGGTGATGGGAGCTGCCTTCCCGATGCCATCGACCCCTTCCTCTGCACCCACGTCATCTACAGCTTCGCCAACATAAGCAACAACGAGATCGACACCTGGGAGTGGAATGATGTCACTCTCTACGACACGCTGAACACACTCAAGAGCAG GAACCCCAACCTGAAGACCCTCCTGTCTGTTGGAGGATGGACCTTTGGTTCTCAAAG ATTTTCCAAAATAGCCTCCAAGACCCAGAGTCGCAGGTCTTTCATCAAGTCGGTGCCACCGTTTCTGCGAACCCACGGCTTTGACGGGCTGGACCTGGCCTGGCTCCACCCCGAGCGGAGAGACAAGCACCACTTCACCACACTGGTCAAGGTGCTGGTCG CGACCTTGAGGAGACCTTGGCCTGTGTCCAGAGACTCCCTCTCACAGCTTCTGCTGCTCAGCGCAGCAGTGTCTGCGGGGAAGGTGACCATCGACAGTGGCTACGACATGGCCCAGATCTCCCG ACACCTGGACTTCATCAGCCTTATGAGCTATGACTTTCACGGAGCCTGGCGTCAGACCACAGGACACCACAGCCCCCTGTTCCGAGGCCAGATGGATGCAAGTTCTGACCGATTCAACAATGCT GACTATGCCGTGAGCTACATGCTGAGGCTGGGGGTCCCAGCCAATAAGCTGCTGATGGGCATCCCCACCTTTGGAAGGAGCTTCACTCTGGCCTCCTCCGAGACCGGTGTGGGTGCCCCCATCTCAGGGCCGGGATTATCAGGCCAGTTCACCAAGGAGGAGGGGATCCTGGCCTACTATGAG ATCTGTGACTTCCTCCGAGGAGCCTCGGTCCACAGGCTCACCAGCCAGCAGGTCCCCTACGCCACCAAGGGCAACCAGTGGGTGGGGTATGATGACCAGGAGAGCGTCAAAAACAAG GTGCAGTACCTGAGGAACAGGCAGCTGGCTGGCGCCATGGTGTGGGCCCTGGACCTGGACGACTTCTGGGGCACCCTATGTGGCGGGGCTGCACGCTTCCCTCTCACCAGTGCCATCAAGGACGCGCTCACGGCGGCCTAG